The following coding sequences are from one Collimonas arenae window:
- a CDS encoding YajQ family cyclic di-GMP-binding protein: MPSFDTVSEANLVEVKNANDQANKEITTRFDFKGSDARIELKERDLTAYADSEFQLGQVRDVLTSKLVKRNVDVRFLDIGKIEKIGGDKVKQVIKIKNGIESEAAKKIVRIVKDSKMKVQASIQGDAVRITGAKRDDLQAAMAMLRKEVADLPLEFNNFRD, translated from the coding sequence ATGCCATCATTCGATACCGTATCGGAAGCCAATCTGGTTGAAGTCAAGAATGCCAACGACCAGGCCAACAAGGAAATCACGACACGCTTTGACTTCAAGGGCAGCGACGCCCGCATCGAACTGAAGGAACGCGACCTGACCGCCTACGCCGACTCCGAATTCCAGCTCGGCCAGGTGCGCGATGTACTGACCTCCAAACTGGTGAAACGCAACGTCGATGTGCGCTTCCTCGACATTGGCAAGATCGAGAAGATCGGCGGCGACAAGGTCAAGCAAGTCATCAAGATCAAGAACGGCATCGAATCCGAAGCCGCCAAGAAGATCGTGCGTATCGTCAAGGACAGCAAGATGAAGGTCCAGGCCAGCATCCAGGGCGACGCTGTGCGCATTACCGGCGCCAAGCGTGACGACCTGCAGGCTGCGATGGCGATGCTGCGCAAGGAAGTCGCTGACCTGCCACTGGAATTCAATAACTTCCGCGATTAA
- a CDS encoding 2OG-Fe(II) oxygenase, with translation MNARTHMQLAATIEERLQNIVWPDVQENLDSYGSAILPRLLTPDECDTLTAMYPRNDIFRSRVVMERHGFGRGEYKYFSYPLPDLIGDLRSAFYPRLAPLANRWHDMMNIATRFPPQHADFIARCHAAGQLRPTPLLLQYGVGDYNCLHQDLYGEHVFPLQVAILLSEPGRDFSGGEFVMTEQRPRMQSRPEVLPLTQGDALVFAVHHRPVQGQRGTYRVNLRHGVSRIRSGARHTLGVIFHDAQ, from the coding sequence ATGAACGCGCGAACGCATATGCAGCTTGCCGCAACAATCGAGGAACGCTTGCAGAATATCGTCTGGCCTGATGTGCAAGAAAACCTGGACAGCTACGGCAGTGCGATACTGCCCAGGCTGCTCACTCCGGATGAATGCGACACGCTGACGGCCATGTATCCGCGCAACGACATCTTCCGCAGCCGGGTCGTGATGGAACGCCACGGCTTCGGTCGCGGCGAATACAAATACTTCAGCTACCCGCTGCCAGATCTGATCGGCGACTTGCGCAGCGCGTTCTATCCGCGCCTGGCGCCGCTCGCCAACCGCTGGCACGACATGATGAATATCGCTACCCGCTTCCCGCCACAGCACGCCGATTTCATCGCCCGCTGCCACGCCGCCGGCCAATTGCGACCGACGCCATTGCTGCTGCAGTACGGCGTCGGCGACTACAACTGCCTGCACCAGGACCTGTACGGCGAACACGTTTTCCCGCTGCAGGTGGCGATCCTGCTATCTGAACCAGGCCGCGATTTCAGCGGTGGCGAATTCGTGATGACCGAGCAGCGGCCACGCATGCAATCGCGTCCCGAAGTGTTGCCGCTGACGCAGGGCGACGCGCTGGTGTTCGCGGTCCATCATCGTCCAGTGCAAGGCCAACGCGGCACTTATAGGGTAAATTTACGGCATGGCGTCAGCCGCATCCGATCCGGGGCGCGGCACACGCTAGGCGTGATTTTCCACGATGCCCAATGA
- a CDS encoding Ada metal-binding domain-containing protein translates to MWKLIGPDGKSYDSKKIGSLGGHRRGRIYGRLDCRAALQAIARGGYVANRVFFLNEEDARSAGYRPCAVCLPEAYVRWKATNKSA, encoded by the coding sequence ATGTGGAAACTTATCGGTCCCGATGGCAAAAGCTACGATAGCAAGAAGATCGGCAGCCTTGGCGGTCATCGTCGTGGACGGATATACGGCCGCCTCGATTGCCGCGCGGCGCTGCAAGCTATTGCGCGTGGCGGCTATGTGGCGAACCGAGTGTTTTTTCTGAACGAAGAAGATGCGCGCAGCGCCGGCTACCGGCCCTGCGCGGTGTGCTTGCCAGAGGCCTATGTGCGCTGGAAAGCCACTAATAAATCAGCGTGA
- a CDS encoding DNA-3-methyladenine glycosylase family protein has product MPTSSKIAADISAKSYRCAEAFLSALDNDWARHIANIGPCRHTAKPEREPYQALVRAIAYQQLHARAGDAILARMLALYADADFPSPQQLLDTEVATLRTCGFSATKIATIHGIAQAALDGIVPLRATALKMYDAELIERLVTLRGVGRWTVEMLLIYTLERSDILPADDFGVREGYRRLKQLEQAPTRKQMEQIGLAWSPYRTVAAWYLWRMPKEQVQ; this is encoded by the coding sequence ATGCCTACATCAAGCAAGATCGCCGCGGATATTTCCGCAAAATCCTATCGCTGCGCCGAAGCTTTCCTGTCCGCACTGGACAACGACTGGGCGCGCCATATCGCCAACATCGGCCCTTGCCGCCACACCGCCAAGCCGGAGCGCGAACCGTATCAGGCGTTAGTGCGCGCGATCGCCTACCAGCAGTTGCACGCGCGCGCCGGCGACGCCATCCTGGCTCGCATGCTGGCGCTCTATGCCGATGCCGATTTCCCCAGCCCGCAGCAATTACTGGATACCGAAGTCGCCACCTTGCGCACCTGCGGTTTCTCGGCCACCAAGATCGCCACCATCCACGGCATTGCGCAAGCTGCGCTGGATGGCATCGTTCCATTACGCGCCACTGCACTAAAAATGTACGATGCGGAACTCATCGAACGATTGGTGACGCTGCGCGGCGTCGGTCGCTGGACTGTGGAAATGCTGCTGATCTATACCCTGGAGCGTTCCGACATCCTGCCTGCCGACGACTTTGGCGTGCGCGAAGGCTATCGCCGCCTGAAACAACTAGAGCAGGCGCCAACCAGGAAGCAGATGGAACAAATCGGCCTGGCCTGGAGCCCCTACCGCACTGTGGCGGCCTGGTATTTGTGGCGTATGCCGAAAGAGCAAGTGCAGTGA
- a CDS encoding methylated-DNA--[protein]-cysteine S-methyltransferase — MNTSHNTSTTKLHLRQSDATVTDTIEYAIGNNPLGNFLVAQTTHGICAILFGDDQKTMEAELKQHFPQAKLADNTDTLGALLEQVNTLIDSPQQGIDQKLDLGGTAFQQQVWQALLTIPAGSTASYTDIAKRLGQPDAVRAVAGACAANILALAIPCHRVIKLDGTLSGYRWGVERKRTLLQREAQA, encoded by the coding sequence ATGAATACCTCGCACAACACAAGCACCACAAAACTCCATCTGCGCCAATCCGATGCAACAGTAACGGACACGATCGAATACGCCATCGGCAACAACCCACTAGGAAATTTCCTGGTTGCCCAAACCACCCACGGCATCTGCGCCATCCTGTTCGGCGATGATCAGAAAACCATGGAAGCAGAACTGAAGCAACACTTCCCGCAAGCCAAACTCGCCGACAACACCGACACCCTTGGCGCATTACTAGAACAAGTCAACACCCTGATCGACTCGCCCCAACAAGGCATCGATCAAAAGCTAGACCTCGGCGGCACCGCATTCCAACAGCAAGTATGGCAAGCCCTGCTCACCATCCCCGCAGGCAGCACCGCCAGCTACACCGACATCGCCAAGCGCCTGGGCCAACCCGACGCCGTGCGCGCAGTAGCCGGTGCCTGCGCCGCCAACATCCTCGCGCTCGCGATCCCCTGCCACCGCGTGATCAAACTCGACGGCACGCTGTCCGGCTATCGCTGGGGCGTAGAACGCAAGCGGACACTACTGCAACGCGAGGCGCAGGCATGA
- a CDS encoding GNAT family N-acetyltransferase, producing the protein MEVRLKMTVEALVEKQQMAWQWLSFQELNTLQLYQAMQLRQRVFVLEQTCVFQDADGIDVDSWHGLGYLPNGELGAYARIVPPGKAFEYPSIGRVVTAPELRGKRAGYELMQQAMAQTAALFPGNAIKIGAQAHLQRFYGSFGFEPVGELYDEDGISHIHMIAPPLSQQPSR; encoded by the coding sequence TTGGAGGTACGGCTTAAGATGACGGTGGAAGCATTGGTTGAAAAACAGCAGATGGCGTGGCAGTGGCTGTCATTCCAGGAATTGAATACCTTGCAGTTGTACCAGGCAATGCAATTGCGGCAGCGCGTTTTCGTGTTGGAGCAAACCTGCGTATTTCAGGATGCCGATGGCATTGATGTGGACTCCTGGCATGGCCTCGGCTATTTGCCGAATGGTGAGCTGGGCGCGTATGCGCGCATCGTGCCGCCTGGTAAAGCGTTTGAGTATCCATCGATCGGTCGTGTGGTGACGGCACCTGAACTGCGTGGCAAAAGAGCTGGTTACGAACTGATGCAGCAGGCCATGGCGCAAACCGCTGCGCTGTTTCCCGGTAACGCCATCAAGATCGGCGCCCAGGCGCATCTGCAGCGCTTTTACGGGAGCTTCGGTTTCGAACCGGTCGGCGAGTTGTATGACGAAGACGGCATCTCGCACATCCACATGATCGCGCCGCCATTGTCACAGCAGCCGTCACGCTGA
- a CDS encoding MFS transporter, whose product MPLALWALTLSAFAIGTTEFVIVGLIPTIASSLGVSVPSAGLLVSLYALGVAVAAPVLTALTARVPRKALLLGLMALFTVGNLVAWMAPGYEALMAARVLTGLAHGVFFSIGSTIATSLVPKEKAASAIAIMFTGLTVALVTGVPLGTWIGQMWGWQSTFLAVSLLGVVAFIGSWVLVPHDIAGSKPASLLTQAAVLKKPRLLLVYAITALGYGGSFIAFTYLAPILQEITGFSASTVSLVMLVYGVSVAFGNIWGGKLADKKGPIRALQIVFALLALVLFALTFTASNPWLAVLTVLAWGAFAFGNVPGLQVYVVQQAERHAPQAVDVASGLNIAAFNVGIALGAWGGGLIVSHLGLMATPWIGAIVVLAALGLTSLAGRLDRRDGISPLARPQHAVAGH is encoded by the coding sequence ATGCCACTCGCACTTTGGGCGCTGACGCTCAGCGCTTTTGCTATCGGGACGACGGAATTCGTCATTGTCGGGCTGATCCCGACTATTGCTTCCAGCCTGGGAGTTTCGGTTCCTTCGGCTGGGCTGTTGGTTAGTCTTTATGCGCTGGGGGTTGCCGTTGCCGCGCCGGTGTTGACGGCGTTGACTGCGCGAGTGCCGCGCAAGGCCTTGCTGCTGGGGCTGATGGCGCTGTTCACGGTCGGTAACCTGGTGGCCTGGATGGCGCCGGGATACGAAGCCTTGATGGCGGCACGCGTGCTGACCGGATTGGCGCACGGCGTGTTCTTTTCGATCGGCTCCACCATTGCTACCAGCCTGGTGCCGAAGGAAAAGGCGGCTAGCGCGATTGCCATCATGTTTACCGGGCTCACCGTGGCGCTGGTGACCGGCGTGCCGCTGGGAACCTGGATCGGCCAGATGTGGGGCTGGCAGTCGACTTTCCTGGCGGTGTCGCTACTGGGCGTAGTTGCCTTTATCGGCAGCTGGGTGCTGGTGCCGCATGACATCGCGGGTAGCAAGCCTGCTTCGCTGCTGACGCAAGCTGCGGTGCTGAAGAAGCCTCGGCTGCTGCTGGTTTATGCGATCACGGCGCTCGGCTATGGCGGTTCGTTTATCGCGTTCACTTATCTGGCGCCGATCCTGCAGGAAATCACCGGCTTCTCTGCCTCCACTGTCAGTTTGGTGATGCTGGTATACGGCGTCTCGGTCGCCTTCGGCAATATCTGGGGTGGCAAGCTGGCCGACAAGAAGGGCCCGATTCGCGCCCTGCAGATCGTGTTTGCGTTGCTGGCGTTGGTATTATTTGCGTTGACCTTTACGGCTTCGAATCCATGGTTGGCTGTGTTGACCGTACTGGCCTGGGGCGCCTTCGCTTTCGGCAATGTACCGGGATTGCAGGTGTACGTGGTGCAACAGGCGGAACGGCATGCGCCGCAAGCAGTAGATGTGGCGTCCGGCTTGAATATCGCCGCTTTCAACGTCGGCATTGCGCTCGGCGCTTGGGGGGGCGGCCTGATCGTCAGCCATCTGGGCCTGATGGCGACACCGTGGATCGGCGCCATCGTGGTGCTGGCGGCACTGGGTTTGACATCGCTTGCGGGACGTTTGGACCGGCGCGACGGCATCTCGCCGCTGGCGCGTCCTCAACATGCGGTGGCCGGACATTGA
- a CDS encoding carbon-nitrogen hydrolase family protein: MSQTTSQQGSSVGFGIAAIQMVSTPVIDENLKTARRLVSQAAEQGAQLVLLPEYWPIMGMKETDKLAVAETLDEGKIQAFMAELAAEQKIWLIGGTLPMVAGEAGKVLNTTLVYGPDGQRVSRYDKIHLFSFTKGEESYDEARTIAYGKEIGSFEAPFGKVGLSVCYDLRFPELYRAMGDCALIVVPAAFTYITGNAHWETLLRARAIENQCYVLAAAQGGKHPNGRRTWGHSMLIDPWGEIKSVLAEGEGLVSGVIDPHFIKGVRDSLPALQHRKL; encoded by the coding sequence ATGAGTCAAACCACATCGCAGCAAGGCAGTTCGGTCGGTTTCGGGATCGCCGCCATCCAGATGGTATCGACGCCGGTGATCGATGAAAATTTGAAGACGGCGCGGCGTCTGGTGTCGCAAGCGGCGGAGCAAGGCGCGCAACTGGTCTTGCTGCCGGAATACTGGCCGATCATGGGCATGAAGGAAACCGACAAGCTGGCCGTCGCAGAAACCCTCGATGAGGGCAAGATACAGGCTTTCATGGCGGAGTTGGCCGCAGAGCAGAAGATATGGCTGATCGGCGGCACCTTGCCGATGGTGGCCGGTGAGGCCGGTAAAGTGCTCAACACCACCCTGGTCTACGGTCCGGATGGCCAACGTGTCAGCCGTTACGACAAGATCCATTTATTCAGCTTTACCAAGGGTGAAGAATCCTACGACGAGGCGCGCACCATTGCCTACGGCAAGGAAATCGGGAGTTTCGAGGCGCCGTTCGGCAAGGTCGGCTTGTCGGTCTGCTACGATCTGCGCTTTCCCGAACTGTACCGGGCAATGGGCGATTGCGCGCTGATCGTGGTGCCAGCCGCATTTACTTACATTACCGGCAATGCCCATTGGGAAACATTGCTGCGCGCCCGCGCCATCGAAAATCAGTGCTATGTGCTGGCGGCGGCGCAGGGCGGCAAGCATCCGAATGGCCGTCGCACCTGGGGCCACAGCATGCTGATCGACCCTTGGGGTGAAATTAAATCGGTGCTGGCTGAAGGCGAAGGGCTTGTCAGCGGTGTGATTGATCCCCATTTCATTAAGGGAGTGCGGGATAGTTTGCCGGCGTTGCAGCATCGCAAACTATAG
- the ada gene encoding bifunctional DNA-binding transcriptional regulator/O6-methylguanine-DNA methyltransferase Ada, which yields MRTLTQHQQTDKQAAQSDPRWAMVQARDPAADKLFVYAVKTTGVYCRPSSPTRLPRPENVEFFDTPAAAEAAGYRASKRAADQTSIAAQHATLVAKACRHIESAEELPSLEMLAAEAGLSLYHFHRVFKAVAGLTPKGYADAHRAKKIRAGLDRNHSVTEAIYDAGFNSNSRFYEASGKVLGMTPSDYRAGGANTEIRFAIGECSLGAILVAQSERGVCAILLGEDPDKLAHDLQDKFPRASLIGGDRHFEQLVAQVVGFIEAPALGLDLPLDVRGTAFQERVWQALREIPIGSTASYAEIAARIGAPKAVRAVAQACGANSLAVAIPCHRVVRSDGALSGYRWGVERKRALLERESQD from the coding sequence ATGCGAACGCTGACGCAACACCAGCAAACCGACAAGCAAGCGGCGCAAAGCGATCCGCGCTGGGCCATGGTGCAGGCGCGCGATCCGGCTGCGGACAAGCTATTCGTATATGCGGTCAAGACCACCGGCGTGTACTGCCGGCCAAGCAGCCCGACGCGCCTGCCGCGTCCGGAAAATGTCGAATTCTTCGATACCCCGGCGGCAGCGGAAGCCGCCGGCTATCGGGCCAGCAAACGTGCGGCCGACCAGACCTCGATCGCCGCCCAGCATGCCACGCTCGTCGCCAAGGCCTGCCGTCACATCGAAAGCGCTGAGGAGTTGCCCAGCCTGGAAATGCTGGCGGCCGAAGCCGGCCTGAGCCTGTACCATTTCCATCGCGTATTCAAGGCCGTCGCCGGACTGACGCCGAAAGGCTACGCCGACGCCCATCGTGCAAAAAAAATCCGCGCCGGCCTCGACCGCAATCATTCGGTGACCGAAGCCATCTACGACGCCGGCTTCAATTCCAACAGCAGGTTCTATGAAGCTTCAGGCAAGGTACTGGGGATGACGCCGAGCGATTACCGCGCCGGCGGCGCCAACACCGAGATCCGCTTTGCGATTGGCGAATGTTCACTGGGCGCGATCCTGGTGGCGCAAAGCGAACGCGGCGTGTGCGCCATCCTGCTGGGCGAAGATCCGGACAAACTGGCGCATGACCTGCAGGATAAATTCCCGCGCGCCAGTCTGATCGGAGGCGACCGCCATTTCGAGCAATTGGTGGCGCAAGTGGTCGGCTTCATCGAAGCGCCGGCGCTGGGTCTGGACCTGCCGCTGGATGTGCGCGGCACTGCGTTCCAGGAGCGCGTGTGGCAGGCGCTGCGCGAAATTCCTATCGGCAGTACGGCAAGCTATGCGGAAATCGCCGCCCGCATCGGCGCGCCCAAAGCGGTACGCGCGGTTGCCCAGGCTTGCGGCGCAAATTCGCTGGCAGTGGCAATTCCCTGCCACCGCGTGGTGCGCAGCGATGGCGCGCTCTCAGGCTACCGCTGGGGAGTGGAACGCAAGCGCGCCCTGCTGGAACGCGAAAGCCAGGATTGA
- a CDS encoding retropepsin-like aspartic protease family protein, which translates to MRLLALTPSLLLFAALAAQASDIGVVGLFPGKAVLVIDGSAPKTFSVGSKVTDDVKLVEANGSSATLEVKGKRQVIGIGDYVSRSAPGAASSVTLKVNPQGHFVAQAQINGSMVTMLVDTGATMIALPASEASRLGVDYKKGQMTMVSTANGAAPAYRVKLNTVKLGDIEMNQVDALVQEGGLPFALLGMSFLNRTEMRREGEMMVLTKRF; encoded by the coding sequence ATGCGCCTGCTTGCATTAACCCCTAGCCTGTTGTTGTTTGCTGCGCTTGCAGCCCAAGCTTCCGATATCGGCGTGGTCGGCCTGTTTCCGGGCAAAGCGGTGCTGGTGATCGATGGTTCCGCACCGAAGACATTCTCGGTCGGCAGCAAAGTGACGGACGACGTCAAACTGGTGGAGGCCAACGGCTCGAGCGCCACGCTGGAGGTCAAAGGCAAGCGGCAAGTCATCGGCATCGGCGACTACGTCAGCCGCAGCGCGCCGGGAGCCGCATCCAGCGTCACCTTGAAAGTCAATCCGCAAGGCCACTTTGTGGCGCAGGCCCAGATCAACGGCAGCATGGTCACCATGCTGGTCGATACCGGCGCCACCATGATCGCGCTGCCGGCGTCGGAAGCGTCTCGACTAGGCGTCGATTATAAAAAAGGTCAGATGACCATGGTCAGCACCGCCAACGGCGCTGCGCCAGCGTATCGAGTCAAGCTCAATACGGTCAAGCTGGGTGATATCGAAATGAATCAGGTCGATGCGCTGGTGCAGGAAGGCGGGCTGCCGTTTGCACTGCTAGGCATGTCGTTCCTGAACCGCACCGAGATGCGTCGTGAAGGCGAGATGATGGTGCTGACCAAACGCTTCTGA
- the tldD gene encoding metalloprotease TldD, producing the protein MKPFEPNLGTLAIARDILLTPFGLDESSLLKALGTMFTHKVDYADLYFQFTKSEGWSLEEGIVKTGSFSIDQGVGVRAISGDKTAFSYSDEISERALHDAALATRTIARQGAGKIKIAAGMQQSGGRSLYMPHDPLVSLDATEKVKLLERVERMARAKDPRVVQVMAGLAAEYDVVLVARSDGVIAADIRPLVRLSVTVIAEQNGRRETGSSGGGGRYSYNYFSDALLEQYAADAVASALVNLDARPAPAGPMTVVLGPGWPGILLHEAIGHGLEGDFNRKGSSTFSGRIGERVAAKGVTVVDDGTIADRRGSLNIDDEGNLSQCTTLIEDGILKGYIQDTMNARLMKMPVTGNARRESFAHLPMPRMTNTYMLAGDKDPAEILASVKNGLYAVNFGGGQVDITNGKFVFSASEAYMIENGKVTYPVKGATLIGNGPDVLNRVSMIGNDMKLDPGVGVCGKEGQSVPVGVGQPTLRIDGVTVGGTA; encoded by the coding sequence ATGAAGCCATTTGAACCAAACCTGGGCACCTTAGCCATTGCTCGCGATATCCTGTTGACCCCTTTCGGCCTGGACGAATCGAGCCTGCTGAAAGCGCTCGGGACCATGTTCACGCACAAGGTCGATTATGCCGACCTGTACTTCCAGTTCACCAAGAGCGAAGGCTGGAGCCTGGAAGAGGGCATCGTCAAGACCGGCAGCTTCTCGATCGACCAGGGCGTCGGCGTGCGCGCCATCTCCGGCGACAAGACTGCATTCTCGTATTCCGATGAAATCTCCGAGCGCGCATTGCACGATGCGGCGCTGGCGACGCGCACCATCGCTCGTCAAGGCGCCGGCAAGATCAAGATCGCCGCCGGCATGCAACAGAGCGGTGGTCGCTCGTTGTACATGCCGCATGATCCGTTGGTGTCGCTGGATGCGACCGAGAAGGTCAAACTGCTGGAGCGCGTCGAGCGCATGGCGCGGGCCAAGGATCCACGTGTGGTGCAAGTCATGGCCGGCCTGGCTGCAGAATACGATGTGGTGCTGGTGGCGCGCAGCGACGGTGTCATCGCCGCCGATATCCGGCCGCTGGTGCGCCTGTCGGTGACCGTCATTGCGGAACAGAATGGTCGTCGCGAAACCGGCAGCAGCGGCGGTGGTGGACGTTACAGCTACAACTATTTCAGCGATGCCTTGCTGGAGCAATATGCCGCCGATGCGGTTGCTTCTGCATTGGTCAACCTGGATGCGCGTCCCGCGCCGGCAGGTCCGATGACCGTGGTGCTCGGACCGGGCTGGCCCGGCATCCTGTTGCACGAAGCGATCGGCCATGGCCTCGAAGGCGACTTCAACCGCAAGGGATCCAGCACATTCTCCGGCCGTATCGGCGAACGGGTTGCCGCCAAGGGCGTGACCGTGGTCGACGATGGCACCATTGCCGATCGGCGCGGTTCGCTGAATATCGACGATGAAGGCAATCTGAGCCAGTGCACTACACTGATTGAAGACGGCATCCTGAAAGGCTACATTCAGGACACGATGAACGCGCGTTTGATGAAGATGCCGGTGACCGGCAATGCACGCCGCGAATCGTTCGCCCACCTGCCGATGCCGCGCATGACCAACACCTACATGCTGGCCGGCGACAAGGACCCGGCGGAAATCCTGGCATCGGTCAAGAACGGTTTGTATGCGGTGAATTTCGGCGGCGGCCAGGTCGATATCACCAACGGCAAGTTCGTGTTCTCGGCGAGCGAGGCCTACATGATCGAAAACGGCAAGGTCACTTATCCGGTCAAGGGTGCAACCCTGATCGGCAATGGCCCTGACGTGCTGAACCGGGTTTCGATGATCGGCAACGACATGAAACTCGATCCAGGTGTCGGCGTCTGCGGCAAGGAGGGCCAGAGCGTACCGGTCGGCGTCGGCCAGCCGACTTTGCGCATCGATGGCGTGACTGTTGGAGGTACGGCTTAA
- the aroG gene encoding 3-deoxy-7-phosphoheptulonate synthase AroG has translation MLRTDDLRIREMKELVPPSHLIREFGCSEKVADTAANSRIALHRILHGQDDRLMVVIGPCSIHDTKAAMEYARRLVGERDRFKGELEIVMRVYFEKPRTTVGWKGLINDPYMDNSFRINDGLRMARELLLNINELGLPAGTEFLDVISPQYIADLISWGAIGARTTESQVHRELASGLSCPVGFKNGTDGNIKIAVDAIKAASQPHHFLSVTKGGHSAIVSTNGNEDCHIILRGGKAPNYDAASVDAACKDIASSGLASRLMIDASHANSSKKPENQIPVCADIGRQIAAGDDRIVGVMVESHLIGGRQDLVPGKELTYGQSVTDGCINWEESVAVLEGLAESVKQRRLLNSSPA, from the coding sequence ATGCTACGCACCGACGATCTGCGCATACGAGAAATGAAAGAATTAGTCCCACCATCACATTTGATCCGCGAATTCGGCTGCTCCGAGAAAGTGGCTGATACCGCCGCCAATTCCCGGATTGCGCTGCATCGCATTCTGCACGGCCAGGATGACCGCTTGATGGTTGTCATCGGGCCTTGCTCGATCCACGACACCAAGGCCGCGATGGAATACGCGCGTCGCCTGGTCGGTGAACGCGATCGTTTCAAGGGCGAACTGGAAATCGTGATGCGGGTCTATTTCGAAAAGCCGCGCACCACGGTCGGCTGGAAGGGCCTGATCAACGATCCGTACATGGATAACAGCTTCCGCATCAACGACGGCCTGCGCATGGCGCGCGAACTGCTGCTCAACATCAATGAACTGGGCCTGCCGGCCGGCACCGAATTCCTCGACGTGATCAGCCCGCAATACATTGCCGACCTGATCAGCTGGGGTGCAATCGGCGCCCGCACCACCGAATCGCAGGTGCATCGCGAGTTGGCATCCGGTCTGTCGTGCCCGGTCGGTTTCAAGAACGGCACTGACGGCAATATCAAGATTGCAGTTGACGCGATCAAGGCCGCTTCGCAGCCGCATCATTTCCTGTCAGTGACCAAGGGTGGCCATTCCGCGATCGTCTCGACCAACGGCAATGAAGATTGCCATATCATCCTGCGCGGCGGCAAGGCGCCGAACTATGATGCGGCCAGCGTTGATGCGGCTTGCAAGGATATCGCCAGTAGCGGTCTGGCTTCGCGCCTGATGATCGACGCATCGCATGCCAACAGCTCGAAGAAGCCGGAAAACCAGATTCCTGTTTGCGCCGATATCGGCCGCCAGATTGCCGCCGGCGACGATCGCATCGTTGGCGTCATGGTGGAATCGCATTTGATCGGCGGACGCCAGGATCTGGTGCCGGGCAAAGAATTGACTTACGGCCAATCGGTGACTGACGGCTGCATCAATTGGGAAGAAAGCGTGGCAGTGCTGGAAGGATTGGCCGAGTCGGTCAAGCAGCGCCGTTTGCTGAACAGCAGCCCGGCTTAA